A DNA window from Pseudomonas wuhanensis contains the following coding sequences:
- a CDS encoding alpha/beta hydrolase has translation MSATFAPDHLRASLRPLAEWQPLSTEAMAYQHFYGLDFPQRPLRSGLGRFEVDGYEVVSQLWWPERAKATLFLFHGFYDHTGLYRHVIEWALDQGFAVIACDLPGHGLSSGERASIKDFAEYQNTLQGLLAEAQSLGLPQPWHLCGQSTGGAIVIDHVLNQGANSPAQGQVILLSPLVRPRAWGWSQLSYYLLKPFVKGIARRFSENSNDPDFLAFLQADPLQPLRLPTAWVGALGRWIKRIEAAPSSPRRPLIVQGQADMTVDWQHNLDVLRGKFDRPQVLMLPEARHHLANETPGLRQEYFGFLSKRIKGRNL, from the coding sequence ATGTCCGCCACTTTCGCCCCCGATCATTTGCGTGCCAGCCTGCGGCCATTGGCCGAGTGGCAGCCGCTGTCGACGGAGGCCATGGCCTATCAGCATTTTTATGGGCTGGATTTTCCCCAGCGACCCTTGCGCAGTGGCCTGGGGCGTTTCGAGGTCGATGGCTATGAAGTGGTCAGCCAGCTCTGGTGGCCCGAGCGGGCGAAGGCGACGCTGTTTCTGTTTCACGGTTTCTACGATCACACCGGGCTCTACCGGCATGTGATCGAATGGGCGCTGGACCAGGGTTTTGCGGTGATCGCCTGTGACCTGCCGGGGCATGGCCTGTCCAGTGGCGAACGAGCGAGCATCAAGGATTTCGCCGAGTATCAGAACACCCTGCAAGGGCTATTGGCCGAGGCGCAATCGCTGGGCCTTCCGCAGCCCTGGCACCTGTGCGGGCAAAGCACTGGTGGGGCGATCGTGATCGATCATGTGCTCAATCAGGGCGCGAACAGTCCCGCCCAAGGGCAAGTGATTCTGTTGTCGCCACTGGTGCGGCCGCGAGCCTGGGGTTGGTCGCAGCTCAGTTATTACCTGCTCAAGCCGTTCGTCAAAGGCATCGCCCGGCGTTTCAGCGAGAACTCCAACGACCCTGACTTCCTGGCGTTCCTGCAAGCCGATCCGTTGCAACCGCTACGCCTGCCAACGGCTTGGGTCGGTGCGCTGGGGCGGTGGATCAAGCGTATCGAAGCGGCACCGAGCAGCCCTCGGCGGCCGCTGATTGTGCAGGGGCAGGCGGACATGACCGTGGACTGGCAGCACAACCTTGACGTATTGCGGGGCAAGTTCGATCGGCCTCAGGTATTGATGTTGCCTGAGGCGCGGCATCATCTGGCGAATGAGACACCGGGGTTGCGGCAGGAGTATTTCGGGTTTTTGAGCAAGCGGATCAAGGGGCGAAATCTTTAG
- a CDS encoding FAD-binding oxidoreductase, which translates to MTNPALIDELKTLVEPGKVLTDADSLNAYGKDWTKHFAPAPTAIVFPKTTEQVQAIVRWANEHKVALVPSGGRTGLSAAAVAANGEVVVSFDYMNQILDVNLTDRTAVCQPGVVTEQLQNKAEEHGLYYPVDFASAGSSQIGGNIGTNAGGIKVIRYGMTRNWVAGMKVVTGKGDLLELNKDLIKNATGYDLRQLFIGAEGTLGFVVEATMRLDRAPKNLTAMVLGTADFDSIMPVLHAFQSKLDLTAFEFFSDKALAKVMARGDVPAPFESDCPFYALLEFEATTEEVANHALETFEHCVEQGWVLDGVMSQSETQLQNLWKLREYISETISHWTPYKNDISVTVSKVPGFLKEIDAIVGEHYPDFEIVWFGHIGDGNLHLNILKPDNLSKDEFFAKCATVNKWVFETVEKYNGSISAEHGVGMTKRDYLTYSRSPVEIEYMKAVKAVFDPNGIMNPGKIFAV; encoded by the coding sequence ATGACCAATCCCGCGCTGATTGATGAGCTGAAGACCCTGGTTGAGCCTGGCAAGGTGCTGACCGACGCCGACTCCCTGAATGCTTACGGCAAGGATTGGACCAAGCATTTCGCCCCGGCCCCGACGGCCATTGTGTTCCCCAAGACCACCGAGCAGGTCCAGGCCATTGTCCGTTGGGCCAATGAACACAAGGTGGCGCTGGTGCCTTCCGGTGGTCGTACCGGGCTTTCCGCTGCGGCCGTGGCAGCCAATGGCGAAGTGGTCGTGTCCTTCGACTACATGAACCAGATTCTCGACGTGAACCTGACTGACCGCACGGCCGTTTGCCAGCCAGGCGTGGTTACCGAGCAATTGCAGAACAAGGCCGAAGAGCACGGGCTGTATTACCCGGTGGATTTCGCATCGGCAGGTTCCAGTCAGATTGGTGGCAATATCGGCACCAATGCCGGCGGGATCAAGGTGATTCGCTACGGCATGACCCGCAATTGGGTCGCCGGCATGAAAGTTGTCACCGGCAAGGGCGATCTGCTGGAACTGAACAAAGACCTGATCAAGAACGCCACCGGCTACGACCTGCGTCAGCTGTTCATTGGCGCCGAAGGCACGCTGGGCTTTGTGGTCGAGGCCACCATGCGTCTGGACCGTGCGCCGAAAAACCTCACCGCGATGGTCCTCGGCACCGCCGATTTCGATTCGATCATGCCGGTATTGCACGCATTCCAAAGCAAACTTGACCTGACCGCGTTCGAATTCTTCTCTGACAAAGCTCTTGCCAAGGTCATGGCCCGCGGCGATGTGCCGGCGCCGTTCGAATCCGATTGCCCGTTCTACGCACTGCTGGAATTCGAAGCGACCACTGAAGAAGTGGCCAACCACGCCCTGGAAACCTTCGAGCACTGCGTCGAGCAGGGCTGGGTGCTGGATGGCGTGATGAGCCAGAGCGAAACCCAGCTGCAGAACCTCTGGAAGCTGCGCGAGTACATCTCCGAAACCATTTCCCACTGGACGCCGTACAAAAACGACATTTCAGTCACTGTGTCGAAAGTCCCGGGGTTCCTGAAAGAAATCGACGCAATCGTCGGCGAACATTACCCGGATTTCGAAATCGTCTGGTTCGGCCACATCGGCGACGGCAATCTGCACTTGAACATCCTCAAGCCGGATAACCTGAGCAAGGACGAGTTCTTCGCCAAGTGCGCGACCGTCAACAAGTGGGTGTTCGAAACCGTCGAGAAATACAACGGTTCGATTTCCGCCGAACATGGCGTGGGCATGACCAAGCGTGACTACTTGACCTACAGCCGCTCGCCGGTTGAGATCGAGTACATGAAAGCCGTCAAAGCGGTGTTCGACCCCAACGGCATCATGAACCCGGGCAAGATTTTCGCTGTTTGA
- a CDS encoding penicillin acylase family protein, which translates to MKRALTVLALLIVVLVAGGGWYVYSKQPTRQGQVELQHLQGSVTVRYDVRGVPHIRAENETDLYRALGYVHAQDRLFQMEAMRRLARGELAEVLGPKLIDTDKLFRSLRIRERAESYVAALDRQSPAWKALQAYLDGINQYQDSHAAPIEFDVLGIPKRPFTAEDSISIAGYMAYSFAAAFRTEPLLTYVRDQLGAEYLNIFDLDWQPKGVLAKGRANPAPALTANDWKDLNALARLSEQALADNGLPQFEGSNAWVISGNRSKSGKPLLAGDPHIRFSVPSVWYEAHLSAPGFELYGYHQALVPFAFLGHNLDFGWSLTMFQNDDLDLIAEKVNPDNPNQVWYRGQWVDMVNTEQQIAVKGQSPVTLTLRQSPHGPIINDALGTAAGKTPVAMWWAFLETPNPILDGFYQLNRADTLAKARAASAKVQAPGLNIVYANAKGDIGWWASALLPKRPAGVKPGFILDGSTPQADKEGFYPFSANPQEENPARGYIVSANFQPVSPTGMEIPGYYNLADRGQQLNRQLSDKNVKWDNDSNQKLQLGTTTDYGPRLLAPLLPVLREVVSDPAELKRVEQLAQWSGDYPLDSISATLFNQFLFNLTDAALRDELGNDFFETLLPTRVIDAALPRLAASADSPWWDNRNTPGKETRADTVKVAWQASMAHLKITLGADSTQWQWGKAHTLTHGHPLGMQKPLERIFNVGPFAAPGTHEVPNNLSAKIGPAPWPVTYGPSTRRLIDFADPAHSLTINPVGQSGVPFDSHYADQAEAYIEGVYYQAHFNDEEVTANTRSTLKLLPARSGQ; encoded by the coding sequence ATGAAACGCGCCCTCACCGTACTTGCCTTGCTGATCGTCGTACTCGTCGCCGGGGGCGGCTGGTATGTGTACAGCAAGCAACCGACGCGCCAGGGCCAGGTGGAGTTGCAGCACCTGCAAGGTTCGGTGACCGTGCGCTACGACGTGCGCGGCGTGCCGCACATTCGTGCCGAAAACGAAACCGACCTCTACCGTGCCCTCGGCTATGTGCATGCCCAGGACCGCCTGTTCCAGATGGAAGCCATGCGACGCCTGGCCCGTGGTGAGCTGGCCGAAGTCCTCGGCCCGAAACTGATCGACACCGACAAACTGTTTCGCAGCCTGCGCATCCGCGAACGGGCTGAAAGCTACGTGGCGGCGCTGGATCGTCAGTCGCCGGCGTGGAAGGCTCTGCAAGCCTATCTGGATGGCATCAATCAATATCAGGACAGCCACGCTGCGCCGATAGAGTTCGACGTGCTGGGGATCCCCAAGCGCCCTTTCACCGCCGAAGACAGCATCAGCATCGCCGGCTACATGGCCTACAGCTTTGCCGCGGCGTTTCGCACCGAACCGTTGCTGACTTACGTGCGTGACCAACTGGGCGCCGAGTACCTGAACATCTTCGACCTCGACTGGCAGCCCAAGGGCGTGCTGGCCAAAGGGCGCGCCAACCCTGCGCCGGCCCTCACCGCCAATGACTGGAAGGATCTGAACGCCCTCGCCCGCTTGAGTGAGCAGGCGCTGGCCGACAATGGCCTGCCGCAATTCGAAGGCAGCAATGCCTGGGTGATTTCCGGCAACCGCAGCAAAAGCGGCAAACCGCTGCTGGCCGGTGACCCGCACATCCGCTTCTCGGTGCCGTCGGTGTGGTACGAAGCGCACCTGTCAGCGCCGGGTTTCGAGCTCTATGGCTACCATCAGGCGCTGGTACCGTTTGCGTTTCTTGGCCACAACCTGGACTTCGGCTGGAGCCTGACGATGTTCCAGAACGACGATCTGGACCTGATCGCCGAGAAGGTCAACCCGGACAACCCGAACCAGGTCTGGTATCGCGGCCAGTGGGTCGACATGGTCAACACCGAACAACAGATCGCGGTCAAAGGCCAGTCACCGGTCACCCTGACCCTGCGCCAGTCGCCCCACGGCCCGATCATCAACGATGCGCTCGGCACCGCCGCCGGCAAGACGCCGGTTGCCATGTGGTGGGCCTTCCTCGAGACGCCGAATCCGATCCTCGACGGCTTCTACCAGCTCAACCGCGCCGACACCCTGGCCAAGGCCCGCGCCGCGTCGGCCAAGGTTCAGGCACCGGGGCTGAACATCGTCTACGCCAACGCCAAGGGCGACATCGGTTGGTGGGCCTCGGCGCTGCTGCCCAAGCGCCCGGCCGGGGTGAAGCCCGGGTTCATCCTCGACGGCAGCACCCCTCAGGCAGACAAGGAAGGTTTTTACCCGTTCAGCGCCAACCCACAGGAAGAGAACCCGGCGCGGGGCTATATCGTCTCGGCTAACTTCCAGCCGGTGTCGCCGACCGGCATGGAAATTCCCGGTTACTACAACCTCGCTGATCGCGGTCAGCAGCTCAATCGTCAACTCAGTGACAAGAACGTGAAGTGGGACAACGATTCCAACCAGAAGCTGCAACTGGGCACCACCACCGACTACGGTCCGCGTTTGCTGGCGCCGTTGCTACCGGTACTGCGTGAAGTGGTGAGCGATCCCGCCGAGCTCAAACGGGTGGAGCAACTGGCACAGTGGAGCGGCGATTACCCGCTGGACTCCATCAGCGCCACGCTGTTTAACCAGTTTCTGTTCAACCTCACCGACGCGGCACTGCGCGATGAACTGGGCAATGACTTCTTCGAAACGCTGCTCCCGACCCGGGTGATCGATGCCGCACTGCCGCGTCTGGCGGCCTCCGCCGATTCACCGTGGTGGGACAACCGCAACACCCCCGGCAAGGAAACCCGCGCCGATACGGTCAAGGTGGCCTGGCAAGCGAGCATGGCTCACCTCAAAATCACCCTGGGCGCCGATTCCACACAATGGCAGTGGGGCAAGGCGCACACCTTGACTCACGGCCATCCGCTAGGGATGCAGAAACCGCTGGAGCGGATCTTCAACGTCGGCCCGTTCGCGGCGCCCGGCACCCACGAAGTGCCGAACAACCTCTCGGCCAAGATCGGCCCTGCGCCGTGGCCCGTGACCTACGGCCCGTCGACGCGGCGGCTGATCGACTTCGCCGACCCGGCCCACAGCCTGACCATCAACCCGGTCGGCCAGAGCGGCGTGCCGTTCGACAGCCACTATGCCGATCAGGCCGAGGCGTATATCGAAGGGGTTTACTACCAGGCGCATTTCAATGATGAAGAAGTGACAGCCAATACCCGTAGTACGTTGAAGCTGTTGCCAGCGCGTTCAGGGCAATAG
- a CDS encoding DUF6436 domain-containing protein produces the protein MRPAYRTTLLASLLALVCAGVLWAAYDWFQGRYLRAFSSHTAVFSGDPLRLPDELAGPGAIRLVHFWDPACPCNVGNQQHLTELVEQYLPQGVEFYAVQKPGSHGQLPSTLSRLKTITVLPGSEQIPASPAVAIWDRSGRLAYFGPYSEGLTCNSSNSFIEPILQALNEGRAVNATHTLAVGCYCPWPAEGK, from the coding sequence ATGCGTCCGGCCTACCGCACCACACTGCTTGCCAGCCTGCTCGCCCTTGTGTGCGCCGGCGTGCTGTGGGCCGCCTATGACTGGTTTCAGGGGCGCTACTTGCGCGCCTTCAGTTCGCACACAGCAGTGTTCTCCGGCGACCCGTTGCGCCTTCCGGACGAACTTGCCGGCCCCGGCGCCATTCGCCTGGTGCACTTCTGGGACCCGGCCTGCCCGTGCAATGTCGGCAACCAACAACACCTGACCGAACTGGTTGAGCAGTATCTACCGCAGGGCGTCGAGTTCTATGCGGTCCAAAAGCCCGGCAGCCACGGTCAATTGCCCAGCACGTTGAGTCGCCTTAAAACCATTACTGTCCTGCCAGGTTCCGAACAGATCCCCGCCAGCCCGGCGGTGGCGATCTGGGACCGCAGTGGCCGGCTGGCGTATTTCGGTCCTTACAGCGAAGGCCTGACCTGCAATTCGAGCAACAGCTTTATCGAGCCTATTCTGCAAGCGCTGAATGAAGGCCGGGCGGTGAACGCCACCCACACGCTGGCGGTGGGTTGCTACTGCCCGTGGCCTGCTGAGGGGAAGTAA
- a CDS encoding DUF523 domain-containing protein: MQKILVSRCLLGHRVRYDGGASGPFNLLDQWIAEGRVVPLCPEVAGGLPTPRAAAEIPGGQGGEVLDGLASVITTEGEDVSAEFLSGAYQALELVQQHGIRIAVLKANSPSCGNLLTYDGTFSGVKVSGEGVTAALLKRHGVQVFSELELPQAAQALAILD; the protein is encoded by the coding sequence ATGCAAAAGATTCTGGTAAGCCGCTGTTTGCTCGGTCACCGCGTCCGTTACGACGGTGGTGCCAGTGGGCCATTCAATCTGTTGGACCAGTGGATTGCCGAAGGCCGGGTGGTGCCGTTGTGCCCGGAAGTCGCCGGTGGTTTACCGACGCCAAGGGCTGCGGCGGAGATTCCGGGCGGGCAGGGCGGTGAAGTGCTTGATGGCCTTGCATCGGTCATCACCACCGAGGGCGAGGACGTCAGTGCCGAGTTTCTTTCGGGCGCTTACCAGGCGCTGGAACTGGTGCAACAGCACGGCATCCGGATTGCCGTGCTCAAGGCCAACAGCCCGTCATGCGGGAATCTGTTGACCTATGACGGGACGTTCAGTGGTGTGAAGGTCAGCGGTGAGGGGGTTACCGCGGCATTGCTCAAGCGCCATGGCGTGCAAGTCTTCAGCGAGCTGGAGTTGCCGCAAGCTGCACAGGCCCTGGCAATACTCGACTAA
- a CDS encoding DUF2059 domain-containing protein → MRRLLFSLLMFCVLPAWADGHDQLYKVAGWPEQRAHFNDALSAAQQRYQNSLPPAVFQALVNNSNQRFAPKAMDQRAEAQLRKKLADPKPALTFFQSPLGKKIVAAELLATRRDQLAKNAKGLPKMQASDTRQLIIGHLAQALPAREAGAEVSLAIAGVAADSLSSMIPGLLGGGQAQGMLNGQRQRLMEQIGADLNNTLLYVYRDLSDEELEEFATFAESTEGQAYYQAALAAIRAGLAVGQSTSSLAQ, encoded by the coding sequence ATGCGTCGCTTGCTTTTCTCACTGTTGATGTTCTGCGTTTTGCCCGCCTGGGCGGACGGCCACGACCAGTTGTACAAGGTCGCCGGTTGGCCAGAACAACGCGCGCATTTCAACGATGCTCTCTCGGCTGCTCAGCAGCGTTACCAGAACAGCCTGCCACCAGCGGTGTTTCAGGCCTTGGTCAACAACAGCAATCAGCGCTTTGCGCCCAAAGCCATGGATCAGCGTGCCGAAGCGCAGCTGCGCAAAAAACTTGCCGACCCGAAACCTGCATTGACCTTCTTTCAATCGCCCCTGGGCAAGAAAATCGTCGCCGCCGAACTGCTGGCGACCCGTCGCGATCAATTGGCGAAAAACGCCAAGGGCTTGCCGAAAATGCAGGCCAGCGATACCCGTCAACTCATCATCGGCCACCTGGCCCAGGCCCTGCCCGCCCGCGAGGCCGGCGCTGAAGTCAGCCTGGCAATTGCGGGCGTGGCGGCCGACAGCCTGAGCTCGATGATCCCCGGCCTGCTCGGTGGCGGTCAGGCTCAAGGCATGTTGAACGGTCAGCGCCAGCGCCTGATGGAGCAGATCGGCGCTGACCTGAACAACACGCTGCTGTATGTCTATCGCGACCTGTCGGATGAAGAGCTGGAAGAGTTCGCGACCTTTGCCGAGTCCACTGAAGGCCAGGCTTACTACCAAGCGGCATTGGCGGCGATTCGGGCGGGGTTGGCGGTGGGGCAGAGTACGTCGAGCCTTGCCCAGTAG
- the serA gene encoding phosphoglycerate dehydrogenase — MSKTSLDKSKIKFLLLEGVHQSAVDVLKAAGYTSIEYLTGSLPEAQLKEKIADAHFIGIRSRTQLTEEIFDHAKKLVAVGCFCIGTNQVDLNAARERGIAVFNAPYSNTRSVAELVLAEAILLLRGIPEKNASCHRGGWIKSAANSFEIRGKKLGIVGYGSIGTQLSVLAEGLGMQVYFYDTVTKLPLGNATQVGNLHELLGMSDIVTLHVPETAATQWMIGEKEIRAIKKGGILINAARGTVVELDALADAIKDKHLIGAAIDVFPVEPRSNEEEFESPLRGLDNVILTPHIGGSTAEAQANIGLEVAEKLVKYSDNGTSVSSVNFPEVALPAHPGKHRLLHIHENIPGVMSEINKVFAENGINISGQFLQTNEKVGYVVIDVDAEYSEMAQEKLQHIKGTIRCRVLF; from the coding sequence ATGAGCAAGACTTCTCTCGATAAGAGCAAGATCAAGTTCCTTCTTCTCGAAGGCGTCCACCAATCGGCTGTCGACGTCCTCAAGGCGGCGGGCTACACCAGCATCGAGTACCTCACAGGTTCTCTGCCGGAAGCCCAGTTGAAGGAAAAGATCGCTGATGCTCACTTCATCGGCATTCGCTCCCGCACTCAACTGACCGAAGAGATCTTCGATCACGCGAAGAAACTGGTGGCTGTCGGCTGTTTCTGCATCGGCACCAACCAGGTCGACCTCAACGCGGCTCGCGAACGCGGTATCGCGGTATTCAACGCCCCGTACTCCAACACTCGCTCCGTCGCCGAGCTGGTATTGGCCGAAGCGATCCTGTTGCTGCGCGGCATTCCTGAGAAGAACGCTTCCTGCCACCGTGGCGGCTGGATCAAAAGCGCTGCCAACTCCTTCGAGATCCGTGGCAAGAAGCTGGGCATCGTCGGTTACGGCTCGATCGGTACTCAGCTGTCGGTCCTGGCTGAAGGCCTGGGGATGCAGGTGTACTTCTACGACACCGTGACCAAGCTGCCACTGGGTAACGCCACCCAGGTCGGCAACCTGCATGAACTGCTGGGCATGTCCGACATCGTTACCCTGCACGTTCCGGAAACCGCTGCCACCCAGTGGATGATCGGCGAGAAGGAAATCCGCGCCATCAAGAAGGGCGGCATTCTGATCAACGCTGCTCGCGGCACTGTTGTCGAACTGGACGCCCTGGCAGACGCGATCAAGGACAAGCACTTGATCGGCGCGGCCATCGACGTATTCCCGGTGGAGCCGCGCTCCAACGAAGAAGAGTTCGAAAGCCCGCTGCGTGGCCTGGACAACGTGATCCTGACTCCGCACATCGGTGGTTCCACCGCTGAGGCGCAAGCCAACATCGGCCTGGAAGTGGCGGAAAAACTGGTCAAGTACAGCGACAACGGTACTTCGGTATCGTCCGTGAACTTCCCGGAAGTGGCGCTGCCGGCTCACCCTGGCAAGCACCGTCTGCTGCACATCCACGAGAACATTCCGGGTGTGATGAGCGAGATCAACAAGGTCTTCGCCGAAAACGGCATCAACATTTCCGGTCAGTTCCTGCAGACCAACGAGAAAGTCGGCTACGTCGTCATCGACGTCGATGCCGAGTACTCGGAAATGGCTCAAGAGAAGCTGCAGCACATCAAAGGCACCATTCGTTGCCGCGTGCTGTTCTGA
- a CDS encoding GlxA family transcriptional regulator, which produces MSKTIAIVVFPGVQSLDVTGPMDVFSEANRFLAPEDHYRLEVIGIEHGVMVCSNGLSLNAHRHFSEALEAYDLLLVAGGPQLPFLNFGAAFDAWLRDACALAQRFGSICNGAFMLARAGLLDGRTVTTHWGDAAALAQLCPSTQVEADRLYVQDGELYTSAGVTAGIDLSLYLLARDHGPDVALSVAKRLVVFTQRSGGQSQFSPFLTPHAEPTSAVALVQLYVLANLNGDLTIADLANAANMSTRNFSRVFAKEAKITPAEFVERARVDAARVMLESTHAPLKTVAYQCGFRDAQHMRSVFNRRLGVTPQQFRLNFAAMV; this is translated from the coding sequence ATGAGTAAAACCATTGCCATCGTGGTGTTCCCAGGCGTCCAGTCGCTCGACGTCACCGGCCCCATGGATGTGTTTTCCGAAGCCAATCGTTTCCTGGCCCCGGAGGATCACTATCGGCTGGAGGTGATCGGTATCGAGCATGGGGTGATGGTGTGTTCCAACGGTTTATCGCTCAATGCCCATCGGCATTTCAGTGAAGCACTGGAGGCTTATGACCTGCTGTTGGTGGCGGGTGGGCCGCAGTTGCCGTTCCTGAATTTTGGCGCGGCGTTCGATGCCTGGTTGCGTGATGCCTGTGCGTTGGCGCAACGGTTTGGTTCGATCTGCAACGGCGCCTTCATGCTCGCCCGGGCCGGATTGCTCGACGGGCGAACCGTCACCACTCATTGGGGCGACGCCGCGGCGCTGGCGCAGTTGTGCCCGTCGACTCAGGTCGAGGCTGATCGTTTGTACGTGCAGGATGGCGAGCTTTACACCTCGGCCGGGGTCACGGCGGGAATCGATCTGTCGCTGTATCTGCTGGCCCGGGATCACGGGCCGGACGTGGCACTCAGCGTGGCCAAGCGGCTGGTGGTGTTCACCCAGCGCTCGGGCGGGCAATCGCAGTTCAGTCCGTTCCTCACGCCCCATGCCGAACCGACTTCGGCGGTAGCGTTGGTCCAGCTCTATGTGTTGGCCAACCTCAATGGCGACCTGACCATTGCTGATCTGGCCAACGCCGCCAACATGAGCACGCGCAACTTTTCCCGGGTGTTCGCCAAGGAGGCGAAAATCACCCCGGCGGAATTCGTCGAACGGGCGAGGGTGGACGCAGCGCGGGTGATGCTCGAAAGCACCCATGCGCCGCTGAAAACCGTGGCGTACCAGTGCGGGTTTCGCGATGCCCAGCACATGCGCAGTGTGTTCAACCGCAGGCTGGGGGTGACGCCGCAGCAGTTCAGGTTGAATTTTGCGGCGATGGTTTGA
- a CDS encoding transporter substrate-binding domain-containing protein, translating to MRFLPGLICLLPLLSPLAHAELMDDVNDRGELRIALEANTPPFNFKDDDKLTGFEVELGQLLANELDVRADFVVTDSGDLLTGVESGKYDVAINHIPLTADLKDRFDFSEPYIHTNAQLIAQKEEPPRSILLVQSLTEQKPKTAPAVDLAIPFQKGNPAFHASLENALQRIKADGRLETLEQKWFGADAGVAPKP from the coding sequence ATGCGCTTTTTGCCTGGCCTGATCTGCCTGCTACCCCTTTTGAGCCCTTTGGCTCATGCCGAACTGATGGACGATGTAAACGACCGCGGCGAATTGCGCATTGCCCTTGAGGCTAATACGCCGCCCTTCAATTTCAAGGATGACGACAAACTGACCGGCTTCGAAGTCGAGTTGGGTCAATTGCTGGCCAATGAGCTGGATGTACGGGCTGACTTCGTCGTCACCGATTCCGGCGATCTGTTGACCGGCGTCGAAAGCGGCAAGTACGACGTCGCTATCAATCACATACCACTGACCGCGGACCTGAAGGATCGTTTCGACTTCAGCGAGCCTTACATTCACACCAATGCGCAATTGATCGCGCAGAAAGAAGAGCCGCCGCGCTCAATCCTGTTGGTCCAGTCGCTGACGGAGCAAAAACCGAAAACCGCCCCGGCTGTGGACCTGGCGATTCCATTTCAGAAAGGTAACCCGGCATTTCATGCCAGCCTCGAAAACGCCTTGCAGCGGATCAAGGCCGATGGCCGGCTGGAGACGCTGGAGCAGAAGTGGTTTGGGGCGGATGCGGGTGTGGCGCCGAAACCCTGA
- a CDS encoding 2OG-Fe(II) oxygenase, which yields MRAMQISSDHPLLLRIVDDLAERGWSQQNIFLPLDLTRALAAECRKRAAEGELAPAAVGRGPFSEIREGIRGDHIQWLEPGQVEACDRYLGLMNSLRETMNRSLFLGLEDFESHFALYPPGAFYLKHVDRFRDDDRRMVSAVIYLNDGWLPEHGGQLRMYLDEGVEHDVVPIGGCLVVFLSGEVPHEVLPATRDRLSLTGWFRRRGNEPF from the coding sequence ATGCGCGCCATGCAAATATCCTCTGATCATCCGCTGCTGTTACGTATCGTCGACGACCTGGCTGAGCGCGGCTGGTCGCAGCAGAATATTTTCCTGCCTCTGGATCTGACCCGAGCGCTGGCGGCCGAGTGCCGCAAACGTGCCGCCGAGGGCGAACTTGCCCCCGCCGCCGTGGGGCGCGGGCCGTTTTCGGAGATCCGCGAGGGCATTCGCGGTGACCATATCCAGTGGCTCGAACCCGGTCAGGTCGAGGCTTGCGACCGCTATCTGGGGTTGATGAACAGCCTGCGTGAGACGATGAATCGCAGTTTGTTTCTGGGCCTGGAAGATTTCGAGAGCCATTTCGCGCTGTACCCGCCCGGTGCTTTCTACCTCAAGCATGTCGACCGGTTCCGCGATGACGACCGGCGCATGGTCTCGGCGGTGATCTACCTCAATGACGGCTGGCTGCCCGAGCATGGCGGCCAGCTGCGCATGTACCTCGACGAAGGCGTCGAACACGATGTGGTGCCCATCGGAGGATGTCTGGTGGTGTTCCTGTCGGGTGAAGTCCCCCACGAAGTCCTGCCCGCGACCCGAGATCGCCTGTCGTTGACGGGCTGGTTCCGCCGTCGTGGCAACGAGCCGTTCTGA
- a CDS encoding DUF4399 domain-containing protein yields MKSFMSRAALAGLLLGASMLATAATPAPKGAEVSIVSPADGATVPQTVVVKFAVKNIALAPAGDVTKNTGHHHLLIDVDKLPAAGAPIPNDANHLHFGKAQTQAEVKLTPGKHTLQLELGDSGHMPFDPPIVSEKITVNVK; encoded by the coding sequence ATGAAAAGCTTTATGTCACGTGCAGCACTGGCTGGCCTGTTGCTGGGTGCATCGATGCTGGCAACGGCTGCTACGCCGGCTCCCAAAGGTGCAGAAGTGTCCATCGTTTCTCCTGCGGACGGAGCCACGGTTCCGCAAACCGTCGTCGTCAAGTTCGCGGTCAAGAACATTGCGCTAGCGCCTGCGGGCGATGTCACCAAAAACACCGGCCATCACCACTTGCTGATCGATGTCGATAAACTGCCAGCCGCCGGTGCACCAATCCCCAACGATGCCAACCACCTGCACTTCGGCAAGGCGCAGACCCAGGCTGAAGTAAAGCTGACGCCGGGTAAACACACCTTGCAGCTGGAGCTGGGTGATAGCGGCCACATGCCGTTCGATCCGCCTATCGTGTCGGAAAAAATCACCGTCAACGTTAAGTAA